From a single Miscanthus floridulus cultivar M001 chromosome 8, ASM1932011v1, whole genome shotgun sequence genomic region:
- the LOC136469536 gene encoding uncharacterized protein → MYLPPRTAPPWIPARAGAAVDPQSPSSSWTPQPPPPRGGRGKAAVVDPRRVDPRHGEGGRKTAAMVRPDPSGTPWWMPPPPCCGGPCRREMQAAPPLEAARRLEGRGHPAAARGGVRRGSGLAPPPCTAVEPRHDRLLAFPPSWICAVGASPADEGGREEEREGAPEL, encoded by the coding sequence aTGTACCTACCTCCACGCACCGCGCCGCCGTGGATCCCCGCCAGAGCAGGTGCCGCCGTGGATCCCCAGTCACCGTCGTCGTCGTGGAcgccccagccgccgccgccgcgaggaggGAGGGGGAAGGCCGCCGTCGTGGATCCGCGCCGTGTCGATCCACGccatggagagggagggaggaagacCGCCGCCATGGTGAGGCCAGATCCGTCGGGGACGCCGTGGTGGATGCCGCCGCCACCTTGCTGTGGCGGTCCTTGCCGCCGGGAGATGCAGGCCGCGCCTCCTCTAGAAGCAGCTCGCCGGCTCGAGGGGAGGGGGCATCCCGCGGCCGCGCGTGGAGGGGTCCGCCGTGGATCCGGGCTGGCACCACCTCCTTGCACAGCCGTGGAACCACGCCATGACCGCCTCCTTGCATTTCCCCCGTCGTGGATCTGCGCCGTGGGGGCCTCCCCCGCcgacgagggagggagagaggaagagagggagggagcgccTGAGCTCTGA
- the LOC136476895 gene encoding calcium-transporting ATPase 5, plasma membrane-type-like, with product MAQGSSPPPEIRSLDERAAAEDADEAEAEVEEEEEEVFDDAFDIPHKNAPHDRLRRWRQAALVLNASRRFRYTLDLKKEEEKEIIRRKIRSHAQVIRAAFLFKEAGQKDIREAYTGINLATASRSFPIELEKLNTLNRDHDNVLLQEIGGVRGLSDLLKGNLEKGVSPNEDELLQRRNVYGSNTYPRKKRKNILRFVFEACQDLTLVILMVAAAISLTLGMTTEGVDEGWYDGGSIFLAVFLVILVTATSDYRQSLQFRHLNEEKQNIQVEVVRGGKRFGTSIFDLVVGDVVPLKIGDQVPADGVLISGHSLAIDESSMTGESKVVHKDQKAPFLMSGCKVADGYGSMLVTGVGTNTEWGQLMANLSEDNGEETPLQVRLNGVATFIGLVGLSVAGAVLVVLWIRYFTGHTENPDGTTQFVAGTTGVKQGFMGAIRILTIAVTIVVVAVPEGLPLAVTLTLAYSMKKMMRDKALVRRLSSCETMGSATTICSDKTGTLTLNKMTVVEAYFAGTKLDPCDDVSQMSDSAASLIIEGIAQNTTGTVFLPEDGGAAELTGSPTEKAILSWGLKIGMDFHDVRTKSSVIHVFPFNSEKKRGAVAVQSDDGVHIHWKGAAEIVLSSCKSWLSVDGSVQSMSAEKHDEFKKSIEDMAANSLRCVAFAYCSFDIEMIPEEDIASWKLPEDDLTLLGIIGIKDPCRPGVKDAVQLCTTAGVKVRMVTGDNIETAKAIALECGILDANSVISEPFVIEGKVFREMCESARWDAADKIIVMGRSSPNDKLLLVQALKRKGHVVAVTGDGTNDAPALHEADIGLSMGISGTEVAKESSDIIILDDDFTSVVKVVRWGRSVYANIQKFIQFQLTVNVAALVINVVAAVSSGDVPLNAVELLWVNLIMDTLGALALATEPPTDNLMKRNPVGRREPLVTNIMWRNLFVQAIYQVAILLIFDFAGVRILRLQNESRSDAEKITNTFIFNTFVFCQIFNEFNARKPEEKNVFKGVTKNHLFMGIIGITTVFQILIIQFLGKFFKIVRLDWRLWLVSVAIGLVSWPLAYLGKFIPVPVRPFPDYFKPCCCRKPSRRDEEEGGQT from the exons ATGGCGCAGGGGAGTTCGCCGCCGCCGGAGATCCGCTCCCTGGACGAGCGGGCCGCGGCGGAGGACGCCGACGAGGCTgaggcggaggtggaggaggaggaggaggaggtcttCGACGACGCGTTCGATATACCCCACAAGAACGCGCCGCATGACCGGTTGCGCCGGTGGAGG CAAGCTGCTCTTGTTCTTAATGCTTCACGACGTTTTAGATATACTCTTGACCTTAAAAAGGAGGAAGAGAAAGAGATTATAAGAAGGAAGATCCGGTCCCATGCGCAAGTTATACGG GCAGCATTTCTTTTCAAAGAAGCTGGCCAAAAAGATATCAGAG AAGCTTATACTGGTATAAATCTTGCAACGGCCTCTCGCAGTTTTCCAATTGAACTGGAAAAGCTTAACACATTAAACAGGGACCATGACAATGTTCTTCTTCAAGAAATTGGAGGA GTTAGGGGACTGTCAGATTTGTTGAAGGGTAATTTAGAGAAGGGGGTTAGTCCAAATGAGGATGAATTGTTACAAAGGAGGAATGTCTATGGATCAAATACATATCCAcgcaagaaaagaaaaaacatacTG CGTTTTGTATTTGAAGCATGCCAAGATTTAACTCTTGTCATTCTGATGGTAGCTGCTGCCATATCGCTGACATTGGGCATGACCACAGAG GGTGTTGATGAAGGATGGTATGATGGTGGAAGTATCTTTTTAGCCGTTTTCCTTGTGATACTTGTTACTG CAACAAGTGATTATAGACAATCTCTACAGTTTCGACATCTGAATGAGGAGAAACAGAACATACAAGTGGAG GTTGTTAGAGGTGGTAAAAGATTTGGAACTTCAATCTTTGACCTTGTTGTTGGTGATGTAGTTCCTCTCAAAATTGGTGATCAA GTTCCTGCTGATGGTGTCCTGATATCTGGCCATTCTCTTGCAATAGATGAATCAAGTATGACTGGAGAGTCAAAAGTT GTCCACAAGGATCAAAAGGCACCATTCTTGATGTCTGGTTGCAAAGTTGCAGATGGTTATGGTTCTATGTTG GTAACAGGGGTGGGTACAAATACTGAATGGGGTCAGTTGATGGCTAACCTTTCAGAAGATAATGGCGAAGAAACACCGTTACAG GTTCGCTTGAATGGTGTTGCAACTTTTATTGGTTTGGTAGGCTTGTCTGTAGCTGGTGCAGTACTTGTTGTGCTTTGGATAAG ATATTTTACTGGACATACCGAGAATCCTGATGGGACAACTCAATTTGTTGCTGGAACTACTGGTGTGAAGCAAGGATTTATGGGGGCAATTAGAATTTTGACTATTGCT GTGACCATTGTAGTTGTTGCTGTGCCCGAGGGACTCCCATTGGCAGTAACACTGAC GCTTGCATATTCCATGAAAAAGATGATGCGAGACAAAGCTCTG GTGAGGCGGCTCTCGTCATGTGAAACAATGGGATCAGCTACTACAATATGCAGTGATAAGACAGGAACCCTTACATTGAATAAG ATGACGGTCGTGGAAGCATATTTTGCTGGAACAAAGTTGGATCCATGCGATGATGTTAGCCAGATGTCAGACAGTGCAGCATCACTTATTATTGAAGGAATTGCACAGAACACAACAGGAACTGTATTTCTGCCAGAG GATGGGGGAGCAGCTGAACTTACAGGTTCACCTACTGAAAAGGCCATTCTTTCTTGGGGCCTTAAG ATAGGGATGGATTTCCACGACGTGAGGACAAAATCTTCAGTTATTCATGTTTTTCCATTTAACTCGGAGAAGAAACGTGGCGCTGTTGCAGTACAG TCAGATGATGGTGTTCACATCCACTGGAAAGGTGCAGCTGAAATAGTGTTATCATCTTGCAAAAGCTGGCTTTCTGTCGACGGCTCGGTTCAGTCAATGAGTGCTGAGAAG CACGATGAATTCAAGAAATCAATTGAAGACATGGCAGCGAATTCATTACGCTGTGTTGCTTTTGCATACTGTTCCTTTGACATTGAAATGATCCCAGAGGAAGACATAGCAAGCTGGAAGTTGCCTGAGGATGACCTGACCCTGCTTGGCATCATAGGAATAAAG GACCCCTGTCGCCCAGGTGTAAAGGATGCTGTACAACTGTGCACTACTGCCGGTGTTAAG GTGCGCATGGTTACAGGAGATAATATTGAAACAGCTAAAGCTATAGCTCTGGAGTGTGGAATACTAGATGCAAATAGTGTTATTTCAGAGCCATTTGTAATCGAGGGAAAAGTGTTCCGTGAGATGTGTGAAAGTGCAAGATGGGATGCTGCTGACAAGATAATT GTGATGGGGAGGTCCTCACCAAATGATAAACTTTTGCTTGTCCAAGCTTTAAAAAGAAAAGGCCATGTTGTAGCTGTTACTGGTGATGGCACAAATGATGCCCCTGCATTGCACGAG GCCGATATAGGTCTTTCAATGGGCATTTCAGGGACAGAAGTCGCTAAAGAAAGCTCTGACATTATAATCTTGGATGATGACTTCACGTCAGTTGTCAAG GTTGTTCGTTGGGGACGATCTGTCTACGCTAATATTCAGAAATTCATTCAGTTCCAGCTCACCGTCAATGTTGCTGCACTCGTGATTAATGTGGTTGCTGCTGTGTCCTCTGGTGACGTGCCCCTAAATGCTGTTGAG CTTCTCTGGGTGAACCTTATCATGGACACACTTGGAGCTCTTGCATTGGCAACCGAGCCTCCAACAGACAACCTTATGAAGAGAAATCCTGTTGGTCGAAG GGAACCTCTTGTTACAAATATTATGTGGAGAAACTTGTTTGTTCAG GCCATTTACCAAGTAGCAATTCTTCTGATTTTTGATTTTGCTGGAGTAAGGATTCTGCGTCTGCAGAATGAAAGCCGATCTGACGCTGAGAAGATAACGAATACCTTCATCTTTAATACATTTGTATTTTGCCAG ATTTTCAACGAGTTCAATGCCCGAAAACCTGAGGAAAAGAATGTCTTCAAAGGGGTAACAAAGAATCACCTATTCATGGGAATAATCGGTATAACAACAGTATTTCAG ATACTGATAATTCAGTTCCTGGGGAAGTTCTTCAAAATAGTGAGGCTTGATTGGAGACTATGGTTGGTTTCAGTTGCTATTGGCCTTGTGAG